The proteins below are encoded in one region of Styela clava chromosome 4, kaStyClav1.hap1.2, whole genome shotgun sequence:
- the LOC144421941 gene encoding gap junction gamma-1 protein-like, translating into MLYSRSNLGKSPISPSEEDKNKNESKEKKKDEKKEEKKNDVVAAKLKNDNPPRLFLAYVAQVVVRMIIEIVFLVIQMRIYVFKFVVPELFKCGRWPCPNVVDCFISRPMEKTFLIWIMFTTAIIMIGLCILDLHHIGFGNIYAAWEGRRNDITKQYKSVTNNVPVFAPVYGRRRLYRGYPEAVGIPSLLAYPARTQTYSSSLDTSVYDEHT; encoded by the exons ATGTTATATTCGAGATCGAATTTAGGCAAG AGTCCGATATCTCCCTCTGAAGAAgataagaataaaaatgaaagtaagGAAAAGAAAAAAGATGAAAAGAAGGAAGAAAAGAAGAATGACGTCGTTGCagcgaaattaaaaaatgataacCCACCAAGACTTTTTCTTGCGTATGTAGCTCAG GTCGTAGTTCGTATGATTATAGAAATCGTGTTTCTTGTCATACAAATGAGaatatatgtttttaaattCGTTGTTCCGGAATTGTTCAAATGTGGCAGATGGCCTTGTCCGAATGTTGTCGATTGTTTTATTTCTAGACCAATGGAAAAAACATTTCTCATTTGGATTATGTTTA CGACTGCGATCATCATGATCGGTCTCTGTATTCTTGATCTTCATCACATTGGATTTGGAAACATCTACGCGGCATGGGAAGGAAGAAGGAATGACATCACTAAACAATATAAAAGCGTGACCAACAACGTTCCTGTCTTTGCTCCGGTATATGGACGTCGCCGTCTATACAGAGGATATCCTGAGGCAGTAGGAATCCCATCGCTATTGGCCTACCCAGCAAGAACGCAAACGTATTCCAGTAGCCTGGACACCAGTGTGTACGATGAGCATACGTAA
- the LOC120327017 gene encoding gap junction beta-6 protein-like: MAWHLLEKFIEQVSQHSTLIGKFWTTFFFVLRLLVVISISDQVFKDDEDEFVCNTITPGCENVCFNHFSPISLLRLWALQSLSVSIASVMFIVYTAHKMAKIEQAKEIKKKQKMEKMARRKNSSLPPDYNKIIYGNGRVVNVNETV, encoded by the exons ATGGCATGGCATCTTTtggaaaaatttattgaacaagTAAGCCAGCATTCAACGCTGATTGGAAAATTTTGGACAACATTTTTCTTTGTACTTCGACTTTTGGTTGTGATTTCAATATCGGACCAAGTTTTCAAGGATGATGAAGACGAATTTGTTTGCAACACAATCACGCCCGGATGTGAAAATGTCTGTTTTAATCATTTCTCCCCGATCTCACTTTTGCGATTGTGGGCATTGCAA TCGCTCAGTGTTTCGATTGCCAGTGTCATGTTCATTGTCTACACTGCGCATAAAATGGCGAAAATTGAACAAGctaaagaaataaaaaagaaacagaaaatggAAAAAATGGCAAGACGAAAGAATTCAAGTCTACCGCCAG attacAACAAGATTATATATGGGAACGGCCGTGTTGTGAATGTTAATGAAACGGTATGA
- the LOC120326864 gene encoding gap junction beta-6 protein-like, translated as MAWHLLEKLIEQVGQHSTLIGKFWTTFFFILRLLIVISIADQVWEEDQDHFVCNTLSPGCENVCYNQFNPVSLLTLWAIQILAVGLSSVMFIVYTAHTMARIEQAKEIKKIQEQQKVTHGVGDQEPPEYRLVPSESGNVMSIDRNDTEINGKNDVESKNKEETKKDGAEIVAAKLGNDNPPTLFLAYVAQVVMRLITEIIFIVIQLKIYVFQFYVPELFRCGRWPCPGVVDCFISRPKEKTFMLWIMFASTSIMIVLNVIELYHLGLRKIYTAWTTRSNDITKQYRSLKSDSPNFNPKVHHGKYVGGYPQAVGIRVDYARSSISGESDDGFHCDQFI; from the exons atggcTTGGCATTTACTGGAAAAATTGATTGAACAAGTTGGTCAACATTCGACTCTTATTGGAAAATTCTGGACTACGTTTTTCTTCATCCTACGCCTTCTTATAGTTATCTCCATCGCAGATCAAGTCTGGGAAGAGGATCAGGATCACTTTGTCTGTAATACGTTAAGTCCTGGTTGTGAAAATGTATGTTACAATCAGTTCAATCCTGTGTCTTTGCTGACTTTGTGGGCCATACAG ATTTTGGCGGTCGGGTTGTCAAGTGTTATGTTCATCGTGTATACGGCACATACAATGGCAAGAATAGAACAAGCGAAGGAAATCAAAAAGATACAAGAACAACAGAAAGTTACGCACGGAGTTGGAGATCAAGAACCGCCCG AATACAGATTGGTACCCAGTGAAAGTGGGAATGTTATGAGTATTGATCGAAAC GATACGGAAATAAATGGGAAAAATGACGTGGAAAGTAAAAATAAAGAGGAGACCAAAAAAGATGGAGCAGAAATCGTGGCTGCAAAATTGGGAAACGATAATCCTCCGACCTTATTTCTTGCTTATGTTGCTCAG GTCGTCATGCGTCTGATTACCGAAATAATATTCATTGTGATCCAGTTGAAAATTTacgtttttcaattttacgtcCCAGAGTTATTTCGATGTGGTAGATGGCCTTGTCCAGGTGTTGTTGATTGTTTCATTTCGAGACCGAAGGAAAAGACATTTATGCTCTGGATAATGTTTG CATCAACATCTATCATGATCGTATTGAATGTGATCGAGCTTTATCATTTGGGTTTGCGGAAAATCTACACTGCGTGGACGACCAGAAGCAATGatataacaaaacaatataGAAGTTTGAAAAGTGATAGTCCGAATTTCAATCCAAAGGTACATCACGGGAAATATGTCGGGGGATATCCGCAAGCAGTTGGTATTAGAGTCGATTACGCAAGAAGCAGCATATCTGGTGAAAGTGACGATGGATTCCATTGCGACCAGTTTatctaa
- the LOC120326376 gene encoding gap junction delta-2 protein-like encodes MGWHLLETLLQQVGEHSTLVGKLWVTATFVFRFIVVASVGDAVYSDEQSDFTCNTAQPGCENVCFNLFSPISHLRFWAAQIIAVCTPSIVFVVFSAHMLLKIPQEESQDFPEDGDLPPLDDELIPPPVSQPSSPRKGKGGKGGSSFRSQKPPPKAQPVVGMVRGFANPPDEATDAVEDIREGGAEEDEENDGNETEDVFDDDKNLEDINRELALLDKLGPPPQSVAEKKEKRIKKEIQTVYVIALLLKTGFEAVFLWLQFALYGFVVPERFQCMRSPCPNLVDCYVSRPKEKTIFLWFMFIVSAICLALNLVEIKYLGIKRLKKVLCRGVLDDGDGEKSDKLDDEKCPSIDMDSKASKGSYFRVNGKVDPTAPPATDEGDLYNVISCSDKETKDDSIGFGAIGSPPSYPIPGYPYVHRYGMILNATPPPRRSDTPHEPQESYL; translated from the exons ATGGGTTGGCATCTTCTTGAAACTTTACTTCAACAAGTTGGAGAACATTCTACTCTTGTTGGAAAATTATGGGTGACAGCAACATTTGTCTTTCGATTCATTGTTGTGGCAAGTGTTGGCGATGCAGTTTATTCAGATGAGCAATCGGATTTCACATGTAACACAGCTCAGCCAG GTTGTGAAAACGTTTGTTTCAACCTTTTCAGTCCAATAAGTCACCTGAGATTCTGGGCAGCTCAAATTATAGCAGTGTGTACTCCATCTATTGTGTTTGTCGTATTTTCCGCTCATATGTTGCTGAAAATTCCCCAAGAAGAATCACAG GACTTCCCGGAAGATGGTGATCTTCCGCCATTGGATGACGAGTTAATTCCACCACCAGTGTCTCAACCCAGCAGTCCAAGAAAAGGAAAGGGCGGTAAAGGGGGAAG CTCCTTTCGATCACAAAAACCACCCCCGAAGGCGCAGCCAGTCGTAGGAATGGTTCGAGGATTCGCTAATCCACCTGACGAAGCGACAGATGCTGTCGAAGATATCAGAGAGGGTGGGGCAGAAGAAGACGAGGAAAATG ATGGAAATGAAACAGAAGACGTTTTCGACGACGATAAAAATTTGGAAGACATAAACCGCGAGTTGGCGCTCCTGGATAAACTTGGTCCGCCACCACAATCTGTTGctgaaaagaaagaaaaacgAATAAAGAAAGAAATTCAAACTGTTTACGTTATAGCGCTCTTGCTAAAAACAGGATTCGAAGCTGTATTTTTATGGTTGCAATTTGCATTGTATGGATTTGTCGTCCCCGAAAGGTTTCAATGTATGAG ATCTCCTTGCCCAAATTTGGTCGACTGTTATGTTTCTCGGCCgaaagaaaaaacaatatttttatggttTATGTTTATTGTGTCTGCGATATGCCTGGCTCTCAATTTAGTTG AAATCAAATATCTCGGAATCAAACGATTAAAGAAAGTTCTTTGTCGAGGAGTTCTGGACGACGGCGATGGTGAAAAATCGGACAAATTGGATGATGAAAAATGTCCCAGTATTGATATGgacagcaaagcatccaaagGAAGTTATTTTCGTGTGAATGGAAAAGTCGACCCTACCGCCCCGCCAGCAACAGATGAGGGCGATTTGTACAACGTTATATCGTGCTCGGATAAAGAGACAAAAGACGATTCGATCGGATTTGGAGCGATTGGGAGTCCGCCATCCTATCCTATTCCAGGTTATCCATATGTGCATCGATACGGTATGATACTAAATGCTACTCCACCCCCACGTAGGAGTGACACACCCCACGAACCGCAAGAatcatatttatga
- the LOC120327073 gene encoding gap junction delta-2 protein-like isoform X2, translating into MAWHIVEKLIEQVGQHSTLIGKFWTTFFFVLRFLMVVSIADTVFGDEQGSFVCNTLTPGCENVCFNDFSPISLIRLWALQILSVAIPSIIFIVYTAHKLTKIEQARALKKKEEDKKKKQKEEAKKLREEARNKARRRMADEEYNNFIHGENGHVTNVEPVTEKAAKEASEKEDKKKKDDDKDDSKKDEVVATKLGADTPPRLFLAYLTQVVFRLLVEVAFMIVQFNIYVYKFYVPELFKCSRWPCPNVVDCFVSRPKEKTVMLWIMFGTGLIMIALNLIELYHLGMRQAYDAWKRRGEDITKQYKSVTNNMPHFGHGGYGGYSRYRGGYPQAVGIRVGYARSSMSGEGGGDYDGDQFI; encoded by the exons ATGGCTTGGCACATTGTAGAGAAGTTAATTGAACAAGTAGGACAGCACTCGACGTTAATAGGGAAATTCTGGACAACGTTCTTTTTCGTACTGAGATTTTTGATGGTTGTTTCAATCGCGGACACAGTTTTTGGAGATGAACAAGGATCATTCGTTTGTAACACACTGACTCCTGGTTGCGAAAACGTATGTTTCAACGATTTTAGCCCGATATCTCTCATCAGATTATGGGCTCTTCAG ATTTTGAGTGTCGCAATACCAAGCATTATATTCATCGTCTATACAGCTCACAAACTTACTAAAATTGAGCAAGCACgagcattaaaaaaaaaagaagaagataaaaagaaaaaacaaaaagaagaagCAAAGAAATTGAGAGAAGAAGCGCGGAACAAGGCCAGGAGACGAATGGCCGATGAAG aaTACAATAACTTCATCCACGGAGAGAATGGACATGTCACAAACGTTGAGCCAGTG ACTGAAAAAGCAGCCAAAGAAGCTTCAGAAAAAGAAGACAAAAAGAAAAAGGATGACGACAAAGACGATTCGAAAAAAGACGAAGTTGTTGCAACAAAATTAGGAGCGGATACACCACCGAGATTATTTCTCGCTTATTTAACACAG GTCGTTTTCAGATTGCTCGTTGAAGTGGCGTTTATGATTGTTCAATTCAACATTTATGTTTACAAATTCTACGTTCCCGAATTATTTAAATGCTCAAGATGGCCGTGTCCAAATGTGGTTGATTGTTTCGTATCGAGACCCAAAGAAAAGACTGTAATGTTATGGATTATGTTTG GTACTGGACTAATTATGATTGCTCTTAATCTTATTGAGCTATACCATCTTGGTATGCGCCAAGCTTACGATGCGTGGAAAAGGCGAGGTGAAGATATTACAAAGCAGTACAAGAGCGTCACAAATAACATGCCACACTTTGGACACGGAGGATACGGGGGCTACAGCAGGTATCGTGGTGGGTATCCACAAGCTGTAGGGATCCGCGTGGGGTACGCCAGGAGCAGTATGTCGGGTGAAGGTGGTGGGGACTATGATGGAGatcaatttatataa
- the LOC120327073 gene encoding gap junction gamma-2 protein-like isoform X1, whose protein sequence is MAWHIVEKLIEQVGQHSTLIGKFWTTFFFVLRFLMVVSIADTVFGDEQGSFVCNTLTPGCENVCFNDFSPISLIRLWALQILSVAIPSIIFIVYTAHKLTKIEQARALKKKEEDKKKKQKEEAKKLREEARNKARRRMADEGPPEYNNFIHGENGHVTNVEPVTEKAAKEASEKEDKKKKDDDKDDSKKDEVVATKLGADTPPRLFLAYLTQVVFRLLVEVAFMIVQFNIYVYKFYVPELFKCSRWPCPNVVDCFVSRPKEKTVMLWIMFGTGLIMIALNLIELYHLGMRQAYDAWKRRGEDITKQYKSVTNNMPHFGHGGYGGYSRYRGGYPQAVGIRVGYARSSMSGEGGGDYDGDQFI, encoded by the exons ATGGCTTGGCACATTGTAGAGAAGTTAATTGAACAAGTAGGACAGCACTCGACGTTAATAGGGAAATTCTGGACAACGTTCTTTTTCGTACTGAGATTTTTGATGGTTGTTTCAATCGCGGACACAGTTTTTGGAGATGAACAAGGATCATTCGTTTGTAACACACTGACTCCTGGTTGCGAAAACGTATGTTTCAACGATTTTAGCCCGATATCTCTCATCAGATTATGGGCTCTTCAG ATTTTGAGTGTCGCAATACCAAGCATTATATTCATCGTCTATACAGCTCACAAACTTACTAAAATTGAGCAAGCACgagcattaaaaaaaaaagaagaagataaaaagaaaaaacaaaaagaagaagCAAAGAAATTGAGAGAAGAAGCGCGGAACAAGGCCAGGAGACGAATGGCCGATGAAGGTCCTCCAG aaTACAATAACTTCATCCACGGAGAGAATGGACATGTCACAAACGTTGAGCCAGTG ACTGAAAAAGCAGCCAAAGAAGCTTCAGAAAAAGAAGACAAAAAGAAAAAGGATGACGACAAAGACGATTCGAAAAAAGACGAAGTTGTTGCAACAAAATTAGGAGCGGATACACCACCGAGATTATTTCTCGCTTATTTAACACAG GTCGTTTTCAGATTGCTCGTTGAAGTGGCGTTTATGATTGTTCAATTCAACATTTATGTTTACAAATTCTACGTTCCCGAATTATTTAAATGCTCAAGATGGCCGTGTCCAAATGTGGTTGATTGTTTCGTATCGAGACCCAAAGAAAAGACTGTAATGTTATGGATTATGTTTG GTACTGGACTAATTATGATTGCTCTTAATCTTATTGAGCTATACCATCTTGGTATGCGCCAAGCTTACGATGCGTGGAAAAGGCGAGGTGAAGATATTACAAAGCAGTACAAGAGCGTCACAAATAACATGCCACACTTTGGACACGGAGGATACGGGGGCTACAGCAGGTATCGTGGTGGGTATCCACAAGCTGTAGGGATCCGCGTGGGGTACGCCAGGAGCAGTATGTCGGGTGAAGGTGGTGGGGACTATGATGGAGatcaatttatataa